The nucleotide sequence AAGAAAAATAACAATTAGCTGTATAGATATTATGTCATCTAAATGAACTTTAATTGGATAATAATTGAGAGTAATATTATTTAAAGAACTTAGTTTTACTATATGAAACTTGTCTTGTAAAAAACAAAAAATTAAGCCTAATGTAGTCCCGGCAATTAATCCACAAGTTGTAATCATAAATCCAACAGTTAAGAAAATTTTTTTTACATTTTGAATTCTAAATCCAAACGAAAAAAGTATTTGAATATCTCTTTGTTTTTGCATTAATAAAACAATTAAACTAGCAACTAGACTAAGCATAGAAACTATTAATATAAAACTGAAAATAATATATACAATTAATTTTTCTGATTTAATCATTTTATTTACAAAGGGTCTTTGTTCAAATCTATTTTTTACAATAAATCTTTCACCTAAAACTATTTGTAGTTTTTTTTGAATACTATCATAATGTTTATTTTTTATGCTAATATTTAATGCTGAAATTTTATTTTCATTTTCCGTAAATTTTTGAAGATCTTTTAATCCTAAAATGATATCACCACTACCTAATTTAGCTTGCCCACTAAAAACTCCTGACAAATAAAAAGAATTAGTAACAATATTATTCATCGTCAATAAATTATTGTTTGATTTAAAAAATGACAATTGTAAAGGGTTTTCAAAGTCTAATAGCTTTAAGGATAGCATATTAAAAACAGAGTTTGTAACAATTACAAATTTATCTTGCTCAGAGAAGTATTTACCAATAAAAATTTCATCATTAATTTTATTTACTTTTAAAAAATTTTCATCTACGCCTTTTACACCAACAACAGATTGATAATCCTTATATTTTGCTAGCATTTTATGCTCTAAAACCTTAGAAATAGAATTAACACCATTTATAGACTGTATTTTATACAATATTGTATCATCTATATTAAACAAATGCCCTTCTTTTAATTCAACTTGAAAATCTGAGTCAATATTTTTAAACAAATTTTGGACCAATTGATCAAAGCCATTAAAAACAGACAAAACAACAATCATCGCCATTGTACCAAACATCACTCCGCTCATAGAAATTATAGTAATTAAATTGACTAAGTTTTGCTTTCTTAAAGCTGCAAAATATTTAATGGCTATATAAAATATATATCTCAAACTTTAAATGTCTTTTAAGATTTTACTAATGCTCTCGTAGTGATCTAAAGAGTTATCAATATAAAAAACTAAATCTGGGGTCTTTCTCATTTGATGCTTAAGCTTCAATGCTAACTTATGTTTAATTATTTTTGTTTTTGATTTAATATCATCAAAATATTCTAACTTTCTATCTTCTGGAAATAAACTTAAATACACCTTTGCTAAAGATAAATCTTTAGACACAAAAACATGAGTTATACTAATCATAACATTGGTGTAATGACTCTTACTCTCTTGAAGAAAGATAGCGGACAAATCCTTT is from Flavobacteriales bacterium TMED191 and encodes:
- the rbfA gene encoding 30S ribosome-binding factor RbfA — encoded protein: MESQRQKKVARLIQKDLSAIFLQESKSHYTNVMISITHVFVSKDLSLAKVYLSLFPEDRKLEYFDDIKSKTKIIKHKLALKLKHQMRKTPDLVFYIDNSLDHYESISKILKDI
- a CDS encoding ABC transporter permease; translation: MRYIFYIAIKYFAALRKQNLVNLITIISMSGVMFGTMAMIVVLSVFNGFDQLVQNLFKNIDSDFQVELKEGHLFNIDDTILYKIQSINGVNSISKVLEHKMLAKYKDYQSVVGVKGVDENFLKVNKINDEIFIGKYFSEQDKFVIVTNSVFNMLSLKLLDFENPLQLSFFKSNNNLLTMNNIVTNSFYLSGVFSGQAKLGSGDIILGLKDLQKFTENENKISALNISIKNKHYDSIQKKLQIVLGERFIVKNRFEQRPFVNKMIKSEKLIVYIIFSFILIVSMLSLVASLIVLLMQKQRDIQILFSFGFRIQNVKKIFLTVGFMITTCGLIAGTTLGLIFCFLQDKFHIVKLSSLNNITLNYYPIKVHLDDIISIQLIVIFLGLVTTYFVTFNSRFYKI